A window of the Egibacter rhizosphaerae genome harbors these coding sequences:
- a CDS encoding NAD-dependent epimerase/dehydratase family protein translates to MDEFDGSHAVVLGGGGFLGSHACDRLVDAGARVTVVDNFITGDPDNLAHLLGREGFRLIHYDVTDYLHVPGRVDHILHFASPASPIDYLRWPIQTLKVGSLGTHKALGLARAKGARFLLASTSEVYGDPTVNPQPETYWGNVNPVGPRGVYDEAKRFAEAITLAYHREHALDVRIARIFNTFGPRMRTADGRAVPEFFLAALRGEPLPVHGDGSQTRSLCYVDDLIDGLLGLHASGETGPMNLGNPHEVTMTELAEAVQDAAGVHPGIVHRPRPVDDPTVRRPDTTYAETALGWTARVGLTEGLARTVGWFRATLDRD, encoded by the coding sequence ATGGACGAGTTCGATGGCAGCCACGCCGTCGTGCTCGGCGGCGGCGGCTTCCTCGGGTCGCACGCCTGCGACCGGCTCGTCGACGCCGGTGCCCGGGTCACCGTCGTCGACAACTTCATCACCGGCGATCCGGACAACCTCGCCCATCTTCTGGGCCGCGAGGGCTTCCGCCTGATCCACTACGACGTGACCGACTACCTGCACGTCCCCGGGCGGGTCGACCACATCCTGCACTTCGCCTCCCCGGCTTCCCCGATCGACTACCTGCGTTGGCCCATCCAGACGCTCAAGGTCGGCTCGCTCGGCACGCACAAGGCACTCGGACTCGCGCGAGCGAAGGGGGCGCGGTTCCTGCTCGCCTCGACGAGCGAGGTGTACGGTGACCCGACGGTCAACCCGCAGCCCGAGACCTACTGGGGCAACGTCAACCCGGTCGGGCCCAGGGGGGTCTACGACGAGGCGAAGCGCTTCGCGGAGGCGATCACCCTCGCCTACCACCGTGAGCACGCCCTCGACGTTCGCATCGCGAGGATCTTCAACACCTTCGGCCCTCGGATGCGGACCGCGGACGGGCGGGCCGTGCCCGAGTTCTTCTTGGCCGCGCTGCGCGGCGAGCCGCTGCCGGTCCACGGGGACGGGTCCCAGACCCGGTCGCTGTGCTACGTCGACGACCTCATCGACGGCCTGCTGGGGCTGCACGCGTCCGGCGAGACCGGCCCGATGAACCTCGGCAACCCGCACGAGGTCACGATGACCGAGCTGGCCGAGGCGGTGCAGGACGCGGCCGGGGTGCACCCGGGGATCGTCCACCGGCCACGGCCGGTCGACGACCCGACCGTGCGCCGCCCCGACACGACCTACGCAGAGACCGCGCTCGGCTGGACCGCCCGGGTCGGCCTCACCGAAGGGCTCGCGCGCACGGTCGGCTGGTTCCGCGCCACCCTCGACCGCGACTAG
- a CDS encoding ABC transporter ATP-binding protein, protein MSVLRLRGVGLRRDGRVLVGGVDWEVEEGQRWALLGPNGAGKTSLLEVASTYELPSDGVADVLGARVGRVDLRELRRRVGVAGPTLTRRLRPESTVLEAVLTGPRATLTAWGQSFDEAEVAAARGLLTDLGLGGLAERRVGTLSDGERQRTQLARVLRAGETAASPELVLLDEPAAGLDVGGRELLLDRLERLVAPRALVLVSHHLEELPPSVTHALILRDGGVHACGPVDEVLTGLVLSDAFGVPLEVRREQGRWHARRAD, encoded by the coding sequence GTGAGCGTGCTGCGTTTACGGGGGGTGGGTCTGCGCCGCGACGGCCGCGTACTCGTGGGCGGGGTCGACTGGGAGGTCGAGGAAGGGCAGCGGTGGGCCCTGCTCGGTCCCAACGGGGCGGGCAAGACGAGCCTGCTCGAGGTTGCCTCCACCTACGAGCTGCCCAGCGACGGGGTCGCCGACGTGTTGGGCGCCCGGGTGGGGCGGGTCGACCTGCGCGAGTTGCGGCGGCGCGTCGGTGTCGCCGGGCCGACGCTCACGCGGCGGCTCCGGCCCGAGTCGACCGTGCTCGAGGCCGTGCTGACGGGGCCGCGGGCGACCCTGACCGCGTGGGGCCAGTCGTTCGACGAGGCCGAGGTGGCGGCCGCTCGCGGGTTGCTCACCGATCTCGGTCTGGGGGGCCTGGCCGAACGGCGCGTGGGGACCCTGTCGGACGGCGAGCGCCAGCGCACCCAACTCGCCAGGGTGCTGCGGGCGGGGGAGACCGCGGCCTCCCCCGAGCTGGTGCTGCTCGACGAGCCCGCCGCGGGGCTCGACGTGGGCGGGCGGGAGTTGTTGCTCGACCGGCTCGAGCGGCTCGTCGCACCGCGAGCGCTCGTCCTCGTGAGCCATCACCTCGAGGAGCTCCCGCCGTCGGTGACCCACGCGTTGATCCTCCGCGATGGGGGCGTGCACGCGTGTGGGCCCGTCGACGAGGTCCTGACCGGGCTGGTCCTCTCGGATGCGTTCGGGGTGCCGTTGGAGGTGCGCCGGGAGCAGGGCCGGTGGCACGCGCGCCGCGCTGACTGA
- a CDS encoding GuaB3 family IMP dehydrogenase-related protein, which produces MAEIEIGMGKSGRQAYGLDDVAIVPSRRTRDNEDIDISWQIDAYEFELPILGAAMDGVMSPRTAIELGRLGGLGVLNLEGLWTRYEDPEGVLEEISSLDPAVATSRMQELYKEPIKEELIGRRVEQLVEGGHTTAASLTPPRVERYHKIALEAGLEVLVIQGTVVSAEHVSSRGGPLNLKSFIARYDIPVIVGGCASYSMALHLMRTGAAGILVGVGPGNACTSRGVLGIGVPQATAVADAAGARSRHLEETGRYVHVLADGGMRTGGDVAKVIACGADAAMLGSPLARATEAPGRGYHWGMATFHPELPRGARVQVDQIGSMEEILLGPALENDGTLNLGGALRTSMATTGHATIKEFQRAEVMVAPALQSEGKFYQRQQGVGMGRR; this is translated from the coding sequence ATGGCCGAGATCGAGATCGGGATGGGCAAGTCGGGGCGTCAGGCCTACGGGCTGGACGACGTCGCGATCGTGCCGTCCCGCCGCACTCGCGACAACGAGGACATCGACATCTCGTGGCAGATCGACGCCTACGAGTTCGAGCTGCCGATCCTCGGCGCGGCGATGGACGGGGTGATGAGCCCGCGAACCGCGATCGAGCTCGGCCGCCTGGGCGGTCTCGGCGTCCTGAACCTCGAGGGCCTGTGGACCCGCTACGAGGACCCCGAGGGGGTGCTCGAGGAGATCAGCTCGCTCGACCCGGCGGTCGCGACCTCGCGCATGCAGGAGCTCTACAAGGAGCCGATCAAGGAGGAGCTGATCGGCCGCCGCGTCGAGCAGCTCGTCGAGGGCGGGCACACGACGGCGGCCTCCCTCACGCCCCCCCGTGTCGAGCGGTATCACAAGATCGCGCTCGAAGCCGGGCTCGAGGTGCTCGTGATCCAGGGCACCGTCGTGTCCGCCGAGCACGTGTCCAGCCGTGGTGGGCCTCTGAACCTCAAGAGCTTCATCGCCCGCTACGATATCCCCGTGATCGTCGGCGGGTGCGCCTCGTACTCGATGGCGCTGCACCTGATGCGCACCGGCGCGGCGGGGATCCTCGTCGGGGTCGGGCCCGGTAACGCGTGCACGTCGCGCGGGGTGCTCGGCATCGGCGTGCCGCAGGCGACCGCGGTGGCCGATGCCGCGGGCGCCCGCAGCCGCCACCTCGAGGAGACCGGGCGCTACGTCCACGTGCTCGCCGACGGCGGCATGCGCACCGGCGGGGACGTGGCCAAGGTCATCGCCTGTGGTGCGGACGCCGCGATGCTGGGCTCGCCGCTCGCGCGCGCGACCGAAGCGCCGGGCCGCGGGTATCACTGGGGCATGGCGACGTTCCACCCGGAGCTGCCGCGGGGCGCCCGGGTGCAGGTCGATCAGATCGGCTCGATGGAGGAGATCCTGCTCGGGCCGGCTCTGGAGAACGACGGCACGCTCAACCTGGGCGGGGCGCTGCGGACGTCGATGGCCACCACCGGGCACGCGACCATCAAGGAGTTCCAGCGCGCCGAGGTGATGGTCGCACCCGCCCTGCAGAGCGAGGGCAAGTTCTACCAGCGCCAGCAGGGCGTCGGGATGGGACGGCGCTGA
- the guaA gene encoding glutamine-hydrolyzing GMP synthase, translating to MAASSREASVGFDTVLVLDFGAQYAQVIARRLRELHAYSEIVPGDAPAEEILARRPSALVLSGGPASVYAEGAPGMDPAVLEAGLPVLGICYGQQLLADALGGEVARTDAAEFGRTSLTVDDPGGRLLGEQPLAQIVWMSHRDTVVSPPPGCRVLASTAASPVAAFEDPERGIFGVQYHPEVSHTPWGLEVLKAFLDVAGVRRTWTSHSVIAAAVGAVREQVGDAQVVCGLSGGVDSAVAAALVHEAVGSQLTCLFVDHGLLRQDEAEQVEQAFGAHSDTRLVSIKAADRFLRQLEGVSEPEEKRRRIGEEFIRTFEEAALEHASGAAFLVQGTLYPDVVESGHGSSATIKTHHNVGGLPERMNFDLVEPLRWLFKDEVRRVGAELGLPEEIVERQPFPGPGLAVRIIGEVTREKLEVLRAADAIFRHELARAGLEGEIWQAFVVLPDVRTVGVQGDERTYGYPVILRAVTSEDAMTADFARIDYDVLERVTGRIVNEVPSVGRVAYDVTSKPPGTIEWE from the coding sequence ATTGCGGCCTCGTCCCGGGAGGCATCCGTGGGGTTCGACACCGTCCTCGTCCTCGACTTCGGTGCCCAGTACGCGCAGGTGATCGCGCGCCGACTCCGCGAGCTGCACGCGTACTCCGAGATCGTCCCCGGGGACGCGCCCGCAGAAGAGATCCTCGCCCGCCGGCCCTCGGCGCTCGTGCTCTCGGGCGGACCCGCCTCCGTGTACGCCGAGGGCGCGCCCGGGATGGACCCCGCCGTGCTGGAGGCCGGCTTGCCCGTCCTCGGGATCTGCTACGGGCAGCAGCTGCTCGCGGACGCCCTGGGCGGGGAGGTCGCCCGGACCGACGCCGCGGAGTTCGGCCGCACGTCCCTTACCGTCGACGACCCCGGCGGTCGTCTGTTGGGGGAGCAGCCGCTTGCCCAGATCGTGTGGATGAGCCACCGTGACACCGTCGTGAGCCCGCCGCCGGGCTGCCGCGTGCTCGCGTCGACCGCCGCGAGCCCGGTCGCGGCGTTCGAGGACCCCGAACGCGGCATCTTCGGCGTCCAGTACCACCCCGAGGTGAGCCACACCCCCTGGGGTCTCGAGGTGCTGAAGGCCTTCCTCGATGTCGCCGGGGTGCGCCGTACGTGGACGAGCCACTCGGTGATCGCGGCGGCCGTCGGCGCGGTGCGGGAACAGGTCGGCGACGCGCAGGTCGTGTGCGGTCTCTCCGGTGGCGTCGACTCGGCGGTCGCGGCCGCGCTCGTGCACGAGGCCGTCGGCAGCCAGCTGACCTGTCTGTTCGTCGACCACGGCCTGTTGCGGCAGGACGAGGCCGAGCAGGTGGAGCAGGCCTTCGGCGCGCACTCGGACACACGGCTGGTGAGCATCAAGGCCGCCGACCGGTTCCTGCGCCAGCTCGAGGGGGTCAGCGAGCCCGAGGAGAAGCGCCGTCGCATCGGCGAGGAGTTCATCCGCACGTTCGAGGAGGCGGCCCTCGAGCACGCCTCGGGCGCCGCGTTCCTCGTGCAGGGGACGCTCTACCCCGACGTCGTCGAGTCCGGACACGGCTCGTCGGCGACGATCAAGACCCACCACAACGTCGGCGGGCTGCCCGAGCGCATGAACTTCGACCTCGTCGAGCCGCTGCGGTGGCTGTTCAAGGACGAGGTCCGCCGCGTCGGCGCCGAGCTCGGATTGCCCGAGGAGATCGTCGAGCGCCAGCCGTTCCCCGGTCCCGGCCTCGCGGTCCGCATCATCGGCGAGGTGACCCGCGAGAAGCTGGAGGTGCTCCGGGCCGCCGACGCGATCTTTCGCCACGAGCTCGCCCGGGCCGGGTTGGAGGGCGAGATCTGGCAGGCGTTCGTGGTGCTGCCCGACGTGCGCACCGTGGGCGTGCAGGGCGACGAGCGCACGTACGGGTACCCCGTGATCCTCCGAGCGGTCACCAGCGAGGACGCGATGACCGCGGACTTCGCCCGCATCGACTACGACGTGCTCGAGCGGGTGACCGGACGGATCGTCAACGAGGTGCCGAGTGTCGGTCGCGTCGCCTACGACGTGACGAGCAAGCCCCCCGGCACGATCGAGTGGGAATGA
- a CDS encoding CynX/NimT family MFS transporter, which yields MSGRTSGVALAVALLAGALALRPSVVGVGPLLEAIAADLTASRGAVGLLATIPVFCMGLFAPLAAPLSARLGARHAIALGLLLIAVAGVVRAVAPSLPWILALTVLVGAGIGLAQGSLPAVVKRYAADRPATATGTYVAGIQIGAAAATALAAPVATVAGGWRGTLAVLGVATAVLAVAWLAVAPRERIRGEAAAALPVREPRAWLLVAIFGLQSAPFYGVNAWMPAYYVEQGWTPAAAGGLLGVVNLAGLAGALTVPRLADRYHARRGPLIVAAAVLGAALLASLAWPAGGWAWAVFIGVALGSLFSLTLTLPLDTSPDPRAAAATTGLVIGVGYLIAASAPATLGLVRDLTGTHVATLWTLFGVCVLLGLLCLPLSRERLRPTASMGA from the coding sequence GTGAGCGGACGGACCAGCGGCGTCGCGCTCGCGGTCGCCCTGCTCGCGGGCGCGCTCGCGCTCCGGCCGTCCGTGGTCGGGGTCGGGCCGCTGCTCGAGGCGATCGCCGCGGACCTGACCGCGAGCCGGGGCGCGGTCGGGCTGCTCGCAACCATCCCCGTGTTCTGCATGGGGCTGTTCGCCCCGCTCGCTGCACCGCTCTCCGCTCGCCTCGGGGCGCGTCATGCCATCGCGCTCGGGCTGCTACTGATCGCCGTGGCCGGCGTCGTCCGCGCCGTTGCCCCCTCCCTGCCGTGGATCCTCGCGCTGACCGTGCTCGTGGGCGCCGGCATCGGGCTCGCGCAGGGCAGCCTGCCGGCGGTGGTCAAGCGGTACGCCGCGGACCGGCCGGCCACCGCGACCGGCACCTACGTGGCCGGCATCCAGATCGGTGCGGCCGCCGCGACCGCGCTCGCCGCCCCCGTCGCCACGGTCGCGGGCGGCTGGCGCGGCACCCTGGCGGTGCTCGGTGTGGCGACGGCGGTGCTCGCCGTCGCATGGCTCGCCGTCGCACCACGCGAGCGGATCCGCGGGGAGGCCGCGGCCGCGTTGCCGGTCCGCGAACCCCGGGCGTGGCTGCTCGTCGCGATCTTCGGCCTGCAGTCGGCGCCCTTCTACGGGGTGAACGCGTGGATGCCCGCGTACTACGTCGAGCAGGGCTGGACGCCGGCCGCGGCCGGAGGGCTGCTCGGCGTGGTGAACCTGGCCGGGCTGGCCGGGGCCCTCACGGTCCCGCGGCTCGCCGACCGGTACCACGCCCGCCGAGGGCCGCTCATCGTGGCCGCCGCGGTCCTCGGGGCCGCGCTGCTGGCCTCCCTCGCCTGGCCCGCCGGCGGCTGGGCCTGGGCCGTGTTCATCGGGGTCGCGCTCGGCTCGCTGTTCTCGCTCACGCTCACGCTGCCGCTGGACACGTCACCGGACCCGCGGGCAGCAGCGGCCACCACCGGGCTGGTCATCGGCGTCGGCTACCTGATCGCCGCGAGCGCCCCCGCCACGCTCGGACTCGTCCGCGACCTCACCGGGACGCACGTGGCGACGCTGTGGACGCTGTTCGGGGTGTGTGTCCTCCTCGGGCTGCTGTGCCTGCCGCTCTCGCGCGAACGGCTGCGTCCGACGGCATCCATGGGGGCGTAG
- a CDS encoding SCP2 sterol-binding domain-containing protein — translation MRAFCEELEAHPRAGEISEALDGTYRFVVEPAGPLEERHAYDVAIAPREGGGASVSVIDDGSEPALQLAANHDRWRQLLQGKLDVGMAVMLRRLRIKGDVGRLRSRLDSTGPLMDALRSVETEWLDDPT, via the coding sequence ATGCGGGCGTTCTGCGAGGAGCTCGAGGCCCATCCCCGGGCCGGCGAGATCTCCGAGGCGCTCGACGGCACCTACCGGTTCGTCGTGGAGCCCGCGGGGCCCCTCGAGGAACGCCACGCCTACGACGTCGCGATCGCGCCCCGCGAGGGCGGCGGGGCCTCGGTGTCCGTGATCGACGACGGGTCCGAGCCGGCGCTACAGCTCGCCGCGAACCACGACCGCTGGCGGCAGCTGCTGCAGGGCAAGCTCGACGTCGGGATGGCGGTGATGCTGCGACGCTTGCGGATCAAGGGGGACGTCGGACGGCTGCGGAGCCGGCTCGACAGCACCGGCCCTCTGATGGACGCGCTCCGATCCGTCGAGACCGAGTGGCTCGACGATCCGACCTGA
- a CDS encoding UDP-glucose dehydrogenase family protein produces the protein MTGENTPMRVGVLGVGHVGLVTAACMADFGHDVIGYDDDGHKIAALRAGDMPFYEPDLDRLVADNVSTGRLRFSGDAVEALSDREVVFICVGTPSREDGSPNLAYVQAAAQAVAAHARGPVVVAEKSTVPVRTGERIRQALALESQARQGTAHHEVVSNPEFLREGSAVEDTLRPDRIVVGADSTNAHEVMRRVYTPQLERHDCPYVETDVKTAELIKHASNAFLATKISFINAVARVCELTGADVETVADAMGHDPRIGRAFLNAGIGYGGSCFPKDVEAFVHIAAELGYDFGLLRETQRINREAKVWPVHQLRRLLWNLQDKEIAVLGVAFKPGTDDIRDAPALDVIDALEADGASVRLHDPVALDQVRGRFARAELYEDAREALRGAHAVVTCTEWDEYRKIEPEQLAELLAYPVVVDGRNVWDPAALEAANLRVASVGTPFSGDLGA, from the coding sequence ATGACCGGTGAGAACACTCCCATGCGTGTCGGTGTGCTCGGGGTCGGGCACGTGGGGTTGGTGACCGCGGCGTGCATGGCCGATTTCGGCCACGACGTCATCGGTTACGACGATGATGGGCACAAGATCGCCGCGCTCCGGGCCGGCGACATGCCGTTCTACGAGCCCGACCTCGACCGCCTCGTCGCCGACAACGTCAGCACGGGGCGGTTGCGGTTCTCCGGTGACGCGGTCGAGGCGCTCTCCGACCGCGAGGTCGTCTTCATCTGTGTCGGCACCCCGTCCCGCGAGGACGGCTCCCCGAACCTCGCTTACGTCCAGGCGGCGGCACAGGCGGTCGCGGCGCACGCCCGCGGTCCCGTCGTCGTCGCCGAGAAGTCGACCGTGCCGGTGCGCACGGGTGAGCGCATCCGCCAGGCCCTCGCCCTGGAGTCGCAGGCGCGCCAGGGCACGGCGCACCACGAGGTCGTCAGCAACCCGGAGTTCCTGCGCGAGGGCTCGGCGGTCGAGGATACCCTGCGGCCCGACCGCATCGTGGTGGGGGCCGACTCGACGAACGCGCACGAGGTCATGCGGCGGGTGTACACGCCCCAACTCGAGCGTCACGACTGCCCCTACGTCGAGACGGACGTGAAGACCGCGGAGCTCATCAAGCACGCCTCGAACGCGTTCCTCGCGACCAAGATCAGCTTCATCAACGCGGTGGCGCGCGTCTGCGAGCTCACCGGCGCGGACGTCGAGACGGTCGCGGACGCGATGGGTCACGACCCGCGGATCGGGAGGGCGTTCCTCAACGCGGGGATCGGTTACGGCGGGAGCTGCTTCCCCAAGGACGTCGAGGCGTTCGTGCACATCGCCGCCGAGCTCGGCTACGACTTCGGGCTGCTGCGCGAGACCCAGCGGATCAACCGGGAGGCCAAGGTCTGGCCGGTGCACCAGCTCCGGCGCCTGCTCTGGAACCTACAGGACAAGGAGATCGCGGTTCTCGGCGTCGCGTTCAAGCCGGGCACCGACGACATTCGCGACGCCCCTGCACTGGACGTCATCGACGCGCTCGAGGCCGACGGCGCCTCGGTGCGCCTCCACGACCCGGTGGCGCTCGACCAGGTCCGCGGGCGGTTCGCCCGGGCCGAGCTCTACGAGGACGCCCGAGAGGCGCTGCGCGGAGCGCACGCGGTGGTGACCTGCACCGAGTGGGACGAGTACCGCAAGATCGAACCCGAGCAGCTCGCGGAGCTCCTCGCCTATCCCGTGGTCGTCGACGGTCGCAACGTGTGGGATCCCGCGGCGCTCGAGGCCGCGAACCTGCGGGTCGCGAGTGTCGGGACGCCCTTCAGCGGGGACCTGGGCGCCTGA
- a CDS encoding macro domain-containing protein: MSKDPAARDGNVIGRQEIGSRRVVALQGDLTAQHVDAIVNAANEQLQHGGGVAAAIAKAGGHDIQRESDAWLHEHGEVGHGEAAVTSAGRMPADYVVHVVGPRYKDGQDNARLLRETVAAALDAARDYDCKSIALPAISAGIFGYPADEATRVIGEACLAWLGDDAGSLTEVRLVGIDQRGAELFAAGIGGASTLRGGSDPRN; the protein is encoded by the coding sequence ATGAGCAAGGACCCAGCCGCGCGCGACGGCAACGTCATCGGGCGCCAGGAGATCGGCTCGCGCCGAGTGGTCGCGCTGCAGGGCGACCTCACCGCCCAGCACGTCGACGCGATCGTGAACGCCGCCAACGAGCAGCTGCAGCACGGCGGTGGTGTCGCGGCCGCGATCGCGAAGGCCGGCGGCCACGACATCCAGCGAGAGAGCGACGCATGGCTCCACGAGCACGGCGAGGTGGGCCACGGTGAGGCCGCGGTGACCTCCGCCGGGAGGATGCCCGCCGACTACGTCGTCCACGTCGTGGGTCCGCGCTACAAGGACGGGCAGGACAATGCGAGGCTGCTGCGCGAGACGGTCGCGGCGGCGCTCGACGCGGCGCGCGACTACGACTGCAAGAGCATCGCGCTACCGGCGATCAGCGCGGGCATCTTCGGCTATCCGGCGGACGAGGCGACCCGCGTCATCGGCGAGGCGTGCCTCGCGTGGCTCGGCGACGACGCCGGCAGCCTGACGGAGGTCCGGTTGGTCGGCATCGACCAGCGGGGCGCCGAACTGTTCGCCGCGGGCATCGGGGGCGCGTCGACGCTCAGAGGCGGCTCGGATCCTCGCAACTGA
- a CDS encoding DUF5319 family protein produces MDEFDEPDDEFEDEGEEPMRLDRREAEQVRRDLEDLDAIRQTFEPDGFKGVSVFCPDCAEEHYYEWDMFASSLSALLESGETPVHEPAFDPHPDDYVGWEYAQGFLDGLSEAGVPAAGAEALADGACPFCGSELPERGTHASYCPACGQHLGPARIAAALFEAGWSPESVSALLRAARIPPMRGTDGGSR; encoded by the coding sequence ATGGACGAGTTCGACGAGCCCGACGACGAGTTCGAGGACGAGGGCGAGGAGCCCATGCGCCTCGACCGCCGCGAAGCCGAGCAGGTCCGGCGCGACCTCGAGGACCTCGACGCGATCCGCCAGACGTTCGAGCCCGACGGCTTCAAGGGCGTGAGCGTCTTCTGCCCGGACTGCGCCGAGGAGCACTACTACGAGTGGGACATGTTCGCGAGTTCCCTCTCGGCCCTGCTCGAATCGGGCGAGACGCCGGTCCACGAGCCCGCGTTCGACCCGCATCCCGACGATTACGTCGGCTGGGAGTACGCGCAGGGCTTCCTCGACGGCCTGAGCGAGGCCGGAGTCCCCGCCGCGGGCGCCGAGGCACTCGCCGACGGCGCCTGCCCGTTCTGCGGCAGCGAGCTCCCCGAGCGGGGAACGCACGCGAGCTACTGCCCCGCGTGCGGCCAGCATCTCGGCCCGGCGCGGATCGCCGCGGCGCTATTCGAGGCGGGCTGGTCGCCCGAGTCGGTGTCGGCGCTCTTGCGCGCCGCGCGGATCCCACCCATGCGCGGCACCGACGGGGGCTCTCGCTAG